From the Astyanax mexicanus isolate ESR-SI-001 chromosome 12, AstMex3_surface, whole genome shotgun sequence genome, the window atctaagctctagagagcttggactccggagagcaatctccagctacaaaaaaacgccagcgggcatctaaagtttgggagcatttcacgcaaaagggcaacaatttggtcctctgccatacgtgcaaaaggagcacttgaagcgcaaacatccaggagcactatgtcaacagggtcacacagtaagttaccgtttacatcagggtctccgcgggtgtccttaaaaagacttaaggctgtctaccaaaggttttaaacctgccacaggcagaaattatacatttttggtttatatttgtgcatggcatttcgcagtttccagaaacagtagcattattcataagttcaggtgtttagctaagctagctgccttaagttattttagctagcgccgtcggcgctgcggtgtcacaccgtttcctgtcaccgtcggaattttgtgaccagtgctcacggttatgagcgttcattggcaaaacggaagctttctatacctacaccttaccctcagccctaaactgaaccgttttggccagtcggggtaaacattagaaacaaacacatttcgaatcggccagtgcaccggtctgctgagaactacttgccagtggtcacaaaatctagcggtcacagaaaacagtgcaacacacggttgtggtgtatgggagcttatccatttttagcgttatagatctaaacaacgtgctgtacatgtaagtgattataagtgtggggtttggtttagtaggcttgtgttgttgttgttgttgttgttgttgttgttattatatataaatatagtaatttatcgtttgctttaaaacgtaaaataattatttaaatatgtttctcaatgaatagattagtcgactaatcgaaaaaaataatcgttagaataatcgtttaaaaaataatcgttagggacagccctaatataCTTTGTAGTGTCAGTGGTAAATCATCATTGGGAATTTGCTCAGTCTAGGAATCGGGTCACAGAAAAATATAATGTTTCATGAATTATTGGGAGTTGCCGTTTTGAAATTGCAGTACTGAAAATATAACTATTAAACTTTAGAACTGTTGTGAGGGACACATCACTGCCATTTAGAAACATTTAAGCTCCTAAAGGTTTCTTACTACTCTACAGACTGTGGATTAAAGATATACTATGTAGgctattaaatgaaataaaataaaaacctgtgTGTCTGTAACATATACGGCTCTGGCTGTTCCACACATTCCTGTATTCACTTTCAAAAACAAGTATTTTGATATATTGTAAGTattttgtgtttctgtattttaaaTACGGTACATCACAGTAAGTATCTCCCAGCAGATGACCTTCGGTAAACTTTAATTAGTAGCAATAGGAGGTTTGTGTCAAATAAGCAGCTGTTTAGCCTTTGCTCCACATTAGCAAGTTTCCCTGCAGGTAATATTCTTAAAGTTGCATCAGAGAGGCAGCTGTAAATGATGTGTTCTGAACAAAGGGCAAAACTGCAGTAGGTGATGGGTTAGTGTGCTACACTGAGCATAAAGGTATTATATATAATTTCTGACATCATTTGGATCTTGCAGTTTGGAACCagtagaaaccacttaaaatgactTGCAATCAGTTTGTTAAAATTTAGGTAAAATAAGGTTTCCTTTTTCTTGTAATGTTTTCATTTAGGAAATAAGACATTTTATGTGCCAATGACAATATTCAACTGAAGTATTCAGCAGTACTTCAGTTACTGCTATACTTTTGTAATTGTTGCTTATTTAGGTGAAAACTTTAAATGCATTAGAGGCAACTATTAGATGCATATTACACATGTAAtaaaaattccaaataataaaagACCAAATAACTGCTTCCTTTTAGGCCTTGGAAGAGAGTATGCATTGGCGTTTGGTGAGAGAGGAGCTTCAGTTGTTGGTAGGTTGTATTTCAAGTCAGTTTGCTCAATTGTATTACTACCTGATCATTTATTCATAGACATTTGTCTAATAATTGTGTCTGTTTCTTACACAGTGAATGACCTTGGGGGAGATATAAAAGGGGGTGGGAAGAGTTCAGCAGCCGCTGATAAAGTGGTTGAGGAGATAAAAGCTAAAGGTGGCAAAGCTGTTGCAAATTATGGTGAGTTCTCTTAGCTCTACAGGTCACAGGCTGTTTTTTCATGTTAAAGCTTATTACATTAAtaacccctacacacacacacacacacacacacagataaatgtCACTGTTTATAACCAGCAAGGGTGATATAATATTGATGTCCAAATTGCAGCCAGCACTACACTACATTACTTGTAgaagtatttctaaaatattatGGTTGTTTGGTTTTAAGTGGgtatgtataatatattgtttCTTATGTAATAAATGCCCTAATCTGCATCATTTGTTTCTGTTTAATCCCTTTTCACAGATTCAGTAGAAGATGGTGAAAAGCTAATCCAAACAGCCTTGGATGCATTTGGAAGAATAGGTACAATTTTCATgttatttttatcacattttgaTTTGTTGTTTGCTTAGAAGTTGTAGCTGTGGCTAGATGTAACAATAATCgtggtgaaaaaaataattttagttaaaaaaaacaaaaaaaaaaacatgtggagACATTCTATTGAAATTGCAAGAAcaaaaaagtatttgtttttactgtttttgtcactgtcaaaaaagaaaataaggtaGATTTGCAGACTCAAATTTGTTAAGAAATATaaattgaatgtaaatgtaattaactaCAAAATAAACTGTGCAATATGTGTGTACATTTTTGGTCACTCACTGTGTTTTAATTAATTCGTTTTGCTTTACAGATATCTTGGTAAACAATGCTGGGTAAGTAAGAAACTGTGGTGAAACTGAGACCAtcctttgtttattttatttctgcttaAAATTTAGTGTGCCACTATGAAcggaaggtcgcaggttcgaaccaccgctcatgcagctttgccatcaagctgtcggggctcagagggagcaaaattggccctgctccctctggatgggtagatggcgctctctccccacatcactccttgggttatgtccgcagcacagggcgtctgtgagctgatgtatcagaaccgagccactGTGCtgtcctccaagcacgctgtgatgctgctcggcaatgctgcatcagcagcagctcgaaaagaaatggtggctgacttcacatgtatcggaggaagcatgtgttagtcttcaccctcctggtgtgttggggagtcctaatgagtgggttgagtaattggttgtgtaaattgaggaaaaaaatgggagaaattagaaattaaatttagaaaaaaaaacttaaggaatgaagtaaaaaatgtatatcaccAAACAAGTACTTTCCACACCATGAAAGAATATTTTCACCTTGCATTCACACCGACAGCAACATGACAGTCATTCATAATAAGTGAGAGCTGGCAAATTCTGTTAGTGAAAGGCAGCAGGACAGTTGGCACCTTGGAAATTGGCAATGTGAGTTGAGTATGTTCTAACTTCATGCATATTAAGTATGATGTGAAGAAAAGGGAGCTACCCCACTGTGAAACACTGCTTATTGAGGGTTTCTAGAAGTCAGTGATCACAAAACCAGTGTTCTTCCCGTACTGACTACACACAGTAATGCATTACACAGGAATAGAATTCATAGACAAACAAATACCTTCAATAAGTTTTATTTAAAGCAGTAGCACTTGATTTGTGGTAAAATAAAAAGTTAGTCTGTGACTTATGATTTGATGTATAAACTCTGAGGCAAGTGAAAGGTGGTATACTGCCAtggtgtattatattgtattgcaaCCATTGACATACCAACAGCTGATGAGTGAACAGCATTTTTTTGCTGTtggtgtgaatgcagggttagaAAGTTCCAATCAATTTCAAGTGGTTTCAGTGATGTTAAGCTACGTTCATTCAGTAGGGTGGGGGGAAAATGgcataaataaaacagcacaatattccttttattacttatattttggaaaaagaaacattttttgaTTATGACTgagcaatatggtaaaaatattcttacaatattacaatagtTAAAGACATTTTCTTGGTACACAATATTTATAGCTATACATGTAATCACAGTAGTAacataacctaaaaaaaaaacattgttcatATCTTTTCTCATACTGAGAATGCAATGCAGAGACTGCAAATCATTTAATTAGACTGGACTAATTACACTCTCTGAATTGTAGAGTTGGGTcaatgttctttaagcactgatagtGTTCTATTTTTAACAACTGATCCACGACATATTCAGAAATGCAGACAGGTAGAGATATTTATAATCACTTATATTTCACCATGCTCTCTTTAAGAGTGTATATTTCATCTTTGTGTTAGAATTTtcacaaagaaaaataaagatatttaatgttatttagatCTAGTCAgagcttagctaactagctgtCAAACAGTAGGCAAAGATGGAAGGGTTGTGGGGCACTATTTTAATCTGAAGTTTATGGTTGAAGGTGTAAAACAtaacatataatatttttttttcctttgaccAAACTACTTTTATAGCTTATCTTCTCTTGAAATATGAACAACTTACTTAATAGCTATTTTTTActggaaattaaataaatgaaagctgGTCTCAGATTTTTTCACTAATTTTGATATATTAACATATGTTTCATAGTGGTTAATTACATTTCGCCACATATTCTGTGAACTACAGTTTATTTCTTTTCCATATCCTTTAATTCCAAAGGATCCTGCGTGATCGATCTTTTGCTAGAACCAGTGACCTAGACTGGGGTATGTACTAATGTTTAATAGCAGCTCAAACAACAGTCAAAATACAGACTTTAAGTGGCTGAGTACCactgtttaaatgggttttgtgtttgtttcagACCTCATTCATCGAGTGCATCTGAGGGGCTCCTTCTTAGTTACCCGGGCAGCATGGAATCACATGAAGAACCAGAAGTTTGGAAGGTAATATCATTAAATTGTAAGTAATATTAAATTACTATTCAAAATAAATGGCTTGAGGTAATTGTCATCTCTTTTTTTTGCGTTCTGGCACTGCTGATCAATACATCCAGAATCATCATGACCTCATCAGCTGCAGGGATCTACGGCAATTTTGGCCAGGCAAACTACAGCGCGGCCAAGCTGGGCCTCCTGGGACTGGCCAATACTTTGGCCATAGAAGGCCGGAAGTACAACATCCACTGCAATACCATCGCCCCCACAGCTGGCTCACGTCTCACCCAGACTGTTATGCCACCAGGTTAGATCTGTGTTAAATTCCATCCTACTGGTTGAGGCTTTAATGTGCAAACTGTCACTGTGTTTACATGCATTTAAAATCAgtttataatcagattactgcagttatttGATTATGTAAACTACTTACTCTGATTTCTTAGGTCAGAGTAAGgtctaaaaatctgatttagaaatctgataaagaaagctggattttagctcCAGTCCACTTATACTCCTAAATCCGAGTATTATCGCATTTTTAGTCAAAACAGTAGtgatattgtgatttaaaaaaatctttatctattattttagtgccatattgcccacccgtACCATGCATATGTAAAAATACACTGTGGTACTGTAAATAAGCAAGCAGTGTTTAATGCAATACAATTTGGTTGCAAAAGAAAACTTCCATTATTGTCTGACTGAATGTGAGATTTCACATTATTTGCTGAGGATTACTGAGGAACTCCTGCAATAATCAATTCaggaagtgcatgtaaacacactcactctGTTGTAGTGTATGCTCTTGCTGCTCTTCTTATCCATGTTAAACTGTCTTAATAAGATAAATGTGGTTGTGGTGTGGTTTTGGATTCCGGGATAGCTAAAAGATGTTTGATCAAATATTAAagcatgttctgtttttttttgtgtgtgtgcttttgtggTTTTGTAAGAAAGGTTAATGAGTCTTTGTAAGTGATACAGCATCCTTTTTTACTTTGCTCAGCTTTTTGTATTAAATTTGAAGTGGCAGCTACCACTTGCTGTCCTTTGGAACAAAGAAAAGCTCCAAGCGTTAATTCCAAGTGTCAAATAACCTTTCATAGCCTGTGGCTGAGAAGAGCATAGCCTGTGAATGTTGATATTCAGCAGCGTGATGTGTGTTACTTTGAGTTGCCCACTGTGCTCTTCTAATTGTGAGTGACAATAGATGGTGCTTGTTTCTTCTTCAGATCTCTTAGAGTCCTTGAAAGCAGAGTACGTGGCTCCTCTTGTTCTTTGGCTGTGCCATGAGGAGTGTCAGGAGAGTGGCGGCCTCTTTGAGGTGTGGAGGTTAATACATTGAATTCTGTTTATGTTTAAGACACTGTATTTGATTTGTCACCTCCTAATTTTTCTTGTAACTGTTCTTTTCAGGTTGGCGCTGGCTGGATTGGCAAATGTACGTAAAATAGTTTTTGAACTATATTTTTTGatagaatttgtatttttttaatgtttctaatTAAACATTTATGTTTGTCCAGTGCGGTGGGAGAGGACCGTGGGCAGTATTGTCCGGCATAAAGACCAGAGCATGAGCCCAGAGGAGGTTCGGGACAAGTGGGACCAGATATGTGACTTTAACAATGCAACTAAACCAGCTACTATTAATGGTAAACATAATTTATGCTGTTTCCCATTTCGgtgtagaaaatatatatatatatatatatatatatatatatgtgtggtgttaatcatttaaaaaatgtaatccgaataatcacaacaatattctgtaattaatcgcacttgttcttcctaagacacaagtttttatagtagatatttaatataaatttatgtaaataaaataataatgtaatgtaagaaatgtaaaatggtattatattcatattagtggtatcaattaaaatactagcatatacttgtatgtttaagggaagataaagccaatgtggggagctggaataaagaatgcatgataaattggatagaggaaacttttttacttaattgtaaacatctcagcttggttatgAACATGTCTTAATTAGAATATATTGCTGAGTATAAAATGGCATTttaacacctgtagttggtttctatggtctggatcgatcaatcaatcaatcaaatgtatttgtatagcgctttttacaactggtgttgtcacaaagcagctttacagaaacgagATCACAAAGAatgacaaagaatcaggcaaaagattaaacataggaaatacagaatacagaacccccagtgagcgtggaggcaaggaaaaactccctcagagctgcaggaggaggaagaaaccttgggaggaccaagactcacatttaaggggggaccatcctaccactgttCAAACGGcttgtaaattaattttaaaaagtctttatacatccacataggttttatatatttaggAGTATAGCACACCACTAATGGAAACAGTTAGGGTTCATGTAAACTTGGATgtgatcagtagtggagagtaagacgGATGATAAGCAGTTGATTAGTTTGTTCACAAGAGCTTGCCTTCAAAACACAGATATTCTGCCGTAGCCAGGTGCAGCACTGATGAAAAATGTGAGGGCACCCTATCAATACTTCTTTTCTGACCgtgtgaatattcaagctgcatgggatggattagcAGTCATTAAATATAACCAAGAGTTGCCCATATTCATCTAAaccttttaataatttattgtttctggcAACCTTTGTCTTTCTTCCAAATAGTATTGCATAGTACTACACTACCTTCTAGGTGcaaccatgtttttatttttatgtaaatgttttcAACATTGTGCAGCAccacatattattaatattatgttacAAACATGTGGACACAGAATTCAAAATCATAGTATTTTCTGGCTGAAGGCTTAAagcaagtgaaaaaaaaaacaaaaaaaaaaaaaactgaaggtcAGAAGAAAGACAAGTCAAGAAGGCTCCAACATCCTGCTCTCAGCTTCTGCTCGCAGTTGCTGCCCTGAGGCTGTGTGGGATGGAGGCGGCAGTGTTGGGAGAAGGCTCATTAGCATGGCTTTGTAGATCTTGTTGTTTGCGTCTTATTGGAAGAACATGTTGCTTTCTTTGTCTTTATGAGAGGCATGGAGGAGTTAATTAACATCCCGTCCTTTTCCACTTTGTCATTTACTTAGAGTCCTTGCAAACGCTGGTGGAGGTGCTGTCAGCAGTGGATACCGGGGATGCAATAAGAGCCAATCCAACCAGTGCTTTGAGCCCAGCAGATTCTGGCATCAACCCTGTGAGTCTTCTGTACTGTTAGATCTGTCACAACTTATGTTGGTGATGAAAAATGCTATTGTAatttatgtgtgtatgtctgtatggAGGCTCTGTTAGTAATGCGTTGTTCTTTGTGCAACTGTCCACAATATTGGTAAACttggtccatttattgtacaatacttTATTGTGAATATAAAGTACTGTAATGTACCGAATTGTATGGACActcaatttttttctcattttaatgtTGTACACTAATAAGGATGCCTGTATTGAAGGGTGTCACAATATTTTAGTGTACGGATGCACACACAGGACAAATGTGAGGTCATtttacaccactgggagctgctggatccTGTAGGCACAGGGCAAGAAAGGCTATGTCTCCAATaggcattgatttttttttttattaattaaagaaGTTTAAGTGCAAATTATAGTCTGAAGAATAGAGTAATTATAGTATACTATGTCATTAagtcccactgttctgattgaatAAGAAGTAAAcatttcttttattcagattttgtgaatataatagtgtataatagccaatattataaaatattgaaTCGTTACCCCTGTGTTTTTCTTGTAAATACACAACCCTAGGTTAAATGCATTTAGGGACAGTTTCCAAAATATTTCTCGCTTGCATTATCTATGCATACTGTTAACCAATCCTATAGATTATCTATTAAATTAATCTTCTACCTTGAGTTTGAACAGGTTGTGGGTCCAAgattgttgcatttttttttttttttttttttgcttattttttttttttcttttttttgcagacACTGGCTGTAGGAGCAGTGCTTCCAGAAATGACCTTCACCTACACCCCCATGCGCTCTATCCTCTATGCTTTGGGAGTGGGCATGTCCACTAAGGAACCTGATCACCTCAAGTTCCTCTACGAAGGCCACGAGGACTTCAGTTGCCTTCCAACTTTTGGTGTCATCCCTGCACAGGCCTCCATGATGGAAGGAGGTCTTAGCACGGTTCCAGGACTCAATTTCGACCCCACCAGGGTGAGCAAGTGCACAGACTGCTTGAAATTCTTTCCAGCTGTGTGATTTATAATACGCATGCATCTACAATCTTTCTCATTAAGACTTTAGCTGGAGCTGATGAGCACCGAGACTCACTAGGGTTATTTAATCATTCTTGAGCAACCTTGCATTCCCCCCCCTTATAATACAGTGAGAAACATAATTATTGAGACAGTATGCTGAATTTGAGTTCTAACATTAAACTATTATGTGGTTAAAGACCAGTTTTACACTCAACATATGGGCTTATTGGGTAACTATAGGGGAGTTgtgttaaataatgtaaatatgatTATTTTAAAAGGAGTAAATAATGTAGTAGAATAATCTAATTCTTATGCTGCCttctctttgttttctctttcagcttctgcatGGAGAGCAGTACCTGGAATTGTACAAACCATTGCCCACCTCAGGTACGCCTGCTTTCCCCAGACATTTATAATCAGCTGATGTTGCTTTCAACTGGCAATATAACTAATGCCTGCTTTCTAGGAACCCTGACTTCAAAGGCATCCATAGCAGACGTCCTCGACAAGGGGTCTGGAGCAGTCATACTCTTGGATGGtacatttcttttattaatttatttaaaggaaATCTTCTGCATGTAGTCATGTGTTAGCAAGAGAACTGCTCTATTGAGACAGTCTGTGTTCAAGACATGCTAGAAATAGGAACAGATATGACACTCAATTAATACTTAAAACAATGGGATTCTTTTCTTCTCTGCAGTTCACACTTACAGCAAGCAGGAGCTGGTGTGCTACAATCAGTTCTCGGTGTTCATTGTTGGTTCTGGGGGATTCGGAGGAAAGCGGTCTTCAGATAAAGCTGTGGTAACGCACAATTTCTATTCTGTGTAACAGTGTtagcattttaaatgtattgggttttctttaaattaaaatgactcatgaacttgttttttaaGTAGATACCAAACTTACTCTAAGCTTCACGCCAACAATATGCTGTGTCCCAATGACAGTAGTCGCTAGTATATAATGTAGCTTCATCTATCCTTATGGGATTGaatgacaaaacatttaattttctatCTTCTATTATCCAActcctatatacagctctggaaaaaaaaataagagaccacttaataataattttctttggttttaccaaagtgaaaacctcttgaatataatcaagaggaagatggatgaccacaagtcatcaaaccaaactgaactgcttgaattcttgcaccaggagtggcataaagtcatccaaaagcagtgtgtaagactggtggaggagaacatgccgagatgcatgacaaatgtgattaaaaaaacagggttatttttccaaatagtgatttctgaactcttaaaactttatgaatattaatttgttttctttgcattatttgaggtctgaaagctatgcatctttttttgtaatttcagacatttctcattttctgcaaataaatggtctatttgagagaaatgttgtctgtagtttatagaataaaacaacaatgtttattttactcaaagatatacctataaatagcaaaagcagagaaactgattcagaaactaaagttattttccagagctgtatatttccccTATAAATGAGTTGTTCTGCCATATCAGAAAGAggagtacaggtgctggtcaacgaattagaataatttgaaatagtgcaatcatgaaattctttgaatgcattttttgtgcagaaagcaaatcaggtgttcaccgcacctgtcctactcgttagactaatcacagaactcgttacctggaaaaaaatttgctcagctgagctttccaaaaggcccatttaggccatttaactgtgacactgttgttttattgaattagaataatggagaagccgtttcattgaattagaataaatgctcgaatttttgttttctg encodes:
- the hsd17b4 gene encoding peroxisomal multifunctional enzyme type 2 is translated as MPAPLSFSGRVVVVTGAGGGLGREYALAFGERGASVVVNDLGGDIKGGGKSSAAADKVVEEIKAKGGKAVANYDSVEDGEKLIQTALDAFGRIDILVNNAGILRDRSFARTSDLDWDLIHRVHLRGSFLVTRAAWNHMKNQKFGRIIMTSSAAGIYGNFGQANYSAAKLGLLGLANTLAIEGRKYNIHCNTIAPTAGSRLTQTVMPPDLLESLKAEYVAPLVLWLCHEECQESGGLFEVGAGWIGKLRWERTVGSIVRHKDQSMSPEEVRDKWDQICDFNNATKPATINESLQTLVEVLSAVDTGDAIRANPTSALSPADSGINPTLAVGAVLPEMTFTYTPMRSILYALGVGMSTKEPDHLKFLYEGHEDFSCLPTFGVIPAQASMMEGGLSTVPGLNFDPTRLLHGEQYLELYKPLPTSGTLTSKASIADVLDKGSGAVILLDVHTYSKQELVCYNQFSVFIVGSGGFGGKRSSDKAVPTVPPPNRAPDAVMVDKTSRDQAALYRLSGDWNPLHIDPSFAAMGGFKTPILHGLCSFGFAARHVLKHYADNDVSKFKSIKVRFVKPVLPGESIQTEMWKEGNRIHLVCKVKESGAVVLSGAYIDLHAAPDASVSTAPAESGGLQSDLVFAEIGRRIKDLGAELVKKVNAVFGWEITKGGKTAAQWTIDLKTGNGALHKGPYSGKSDVTFTVSDEDFMEVVMGKLNPQKAFFAGKLKVRGNIMLSQKLEVILKDYAKL